The proteins below are encoded in one region of Micromonospora sp. DSM 45708:
- a CDS encoding ABC transporter substrate-binding protein, which yields MLGNRTSRAALSMACAALLLATSACGSDEPKDAGTTQVRLYGTDGNMQNSFAAELKDRANLLNGMKGTTPLTPLPESFKERLRNVNPKLTDFLYSAESYDAVVISALAAQLAGTTAPAEIARQIVGVTTGGQRCDEVAACLQLARAGQDLEYRGVSLTRAGFTDNGEPATASYGTLHFDNQQLDDAKTEFVGAGEESGASTKSPPRGRKPRAGKAKDAPLVLGGLLPKTGDLALAYPPMAAAVTLAINEINAGGGVLGEPVKFIEGDDGTNPAVAKATVAAHVAQGVPVIIGAGASGISRAVLPDVVAAGRILFSPSNTDAGLSTVDDKGLYFRTAPPDSLQGRALADVMLRDGPRKIVLLARKDSYGEGLQENVRAELEKAGVGADRVKLLTYAPPADPKTPVDFTGIAGDIKSFGPEAVLVIGFGESATAITALADAGVPIRN from the coding sequence ATGCTTGGAAATCGCACGTCGCGCGCGGCCCTGTCCATGGCCTGCGCGGCGCTCCTGCTCGCTACCAGCGCCTGCGGGAGCGACGAGCCGAAAGACGCGGGCACCACCCAGGTCCGCCTCTACGGCACCGACGGCAACATGCAGAACTCCTTCGCCGCGGAACTCAAGGACCGGGCGAATCTTCTCAACGGCATGAAGGGCACCACCCCGCTCACGCCGCTGCCGGAGAGCTTCAAGGAACGGCTACGCAACGTCAATCCGAAGCTGACCGACTTCCTCTACTCGGCCGAGTCGTACGACGCCGTGGTGATCAGCGCGCTGGCGGCCCAGCTCGCCGGCACCACCGCGCCGGCCGAGATCGCCCGGCAGATCGTCGGCGTGACCACCGGCGGCCAGCGCTGCGACGAGGTGGCGGCCTGCCTCCAGCTCGCCCGCGCCGGCCAGGACCTGGAGTACCGGGGTGTGTCGCTGACCCGGGCCGGTTTCACCGACAACGGCGAGCCGGCCACCGCCAGCTACGGCACGCTGCACTTCGACAACCAGCAGCTCGACGACGCGAAGACCGAGTTCGTCGGCGCCGGCGAGGAGTCCGGGGCGAGCACCAAGTCGCCGCCGCGTGGTCGTAAGCCCCGCGCCGGCAAGGCGAAGGACGCCCCGCTGGTGCTCGGCGGCCTGCTGCCGAAGACCGGTGACCTGGCGCTGGCGTACCCGCCGATGGCCGCCGCGGTCACGCTCGCGATAAACGAGATCAACGCCGGCGGTGGGGTGCTCGGCGAGCCGGTGAAGTTCATCGAGGGCGACGACGGCACGAACCCGGCGGTGGCGAAGGCGACCGTGGCGGCGCACGTCGCCCAGGGCGTCCCGGTCATCATCGGTGCCGGCGCGTCCGGCATCTCCCGCGCGGTGCTGCCGGACGTGGTGGCCGCCGGGCGGATCCTCTTCTCGCCGTCGAACACGGACGCGGGCCTGAGCACCGTGGACGACAAGGGGCTCTACTTCCGCACCGCCCCGCCGGACAGCCTCCAGGGCCGCGCGCTGGCCGACGTGATGCTGCGGGACGGTCCCCGCAAGATCGTGCTCCTGGCCCGTAAGGACTCCTACGGCGAGGGTCTCCAGGAGAACGTCCGGGCCGAGTTGGAGAAGGCCGGCGTCGGGGCGGACCGGGTCAAGCTGCTGACCTACGCGCCGCCGGCCGACCCGAAGACGCCTGTCGACTTCACCGGCATCGCCGGCGACATCAAGAGCTTCGGCCCGGAGGCCGTGCTGGTGATCGGTTTCGGTGAGTCGGCGACCGCGATCACCGCGCTGGCCGACGCCGGGGTGCCGATCCGGAACTGA
- a CDS encoding enoyl-CoA hydratase/isomerase family protein, with product MSGLRIEELPDRLVVTLDRPEKRNAIDADLVGELHAVCAELEARPRLMLLTGGAAGVFAGGADIGQLRERGRLDALAAINQGVFARIRALPMPTVAAVDGPALGGGAELAYACDLRVCTDRAVFGQPEVRLGILAGAGATYRLPALIGEARAKELLFTGRRVDADEALRIGLVNRVVADPAELLPTAHGLLDEMAKGSALALRLTKLAVDAPPAAHPQLDLLSQAVLFEDEEKHRRMTEFLDRRRAR from the coding sequence ATGAGCGGGCTGCGGATCGAGGAGCTGCCGGACCGGCTCGTCGTCACGCTGGACCGACCGGAGAAGCGCAACGCGATCGACGCCGACCTGGTCGGCGAACTGCACGCCGTCTGCGCCGAGCTGGAGGCCCGCCCCCGGCTGATGCTGCTCACCGGCGGGGCGGCGGGCGTCTTCGCCGGCGGGGCCGACATCGGGCAGCTCCGCGAGCGCGGCCGGCTGGACGCGCTGGCCGCCATCAACCAGGGTGTCTTCGCCCGCATCCGGGCGCTGCCGATGCCCACCGTGGCCGCGGTCGACGGCCCGGCGCTGGGCGGCGGCGCCGAGCTGGCGTACGCCTGCGATCTTCGGGTGTGCACGGACCGTGCCGTCTTCGGCCAGCCCGAGGTGCGGCTGGGCATCCTGGCCGGCGCCGGCGCGACCTACCGGCTGCCGGCCCTGATCGGCGAGGCCCGGGCCAAGGAGCTGCTCTTCACCGGCCGGCGGGTGGACGCCGACGAGGCGCTGCGGATCGGCCTGGTGAACCGCGTGGTGGCCGACCCGGCGGAGCTGCTGCCCACCGCACACGGCCTGCTCGACGAGATGGCCAAGGGCTCGGCGCTGGCGCTGCGGCTGACCAAGCTGGCGGTGGACGCGCCGCCGGCCGCGCACCCGCAGCTCGACCTGCTGAGCCAGGCGGTGCTCTTCGAGGACGAGGAGAAGCACCGGCGGATGACCGAGTTCCTGGACCGACGCCGGGCCCGCTGA
- a CDS encoding 3-hydroxyacyl-CoA dehydrogenase family protein — protein MSGRFVVVGAGTMGLGIAYAAAGAGYAVELVEVDPDRGADAVRRLGELWDRAVQRGKLTAEAATANRVRVTLRTGLTEVAEGPDVIVEAVPERLDLKRAVLRQAEGRRPALLGSNTSSIPIAELAEGLDRPADFLGLHFFNPVWAMALLEVVVGAATAPETTGAAVALAGRLGKDPVVVRDMPGFATSRLGVTLGLEAIRMVADGVAAPADIDKAMVLGYRHPVGPLELTDLVGLDVRLDIARTLQAAYGDRFAPPPLLVEMVAAGKLGKKSGQGFYTWTDGGKQ, from the coding sequence ATGAGTGGTCGTTTTGTGGTCGTCGGGGCCGGCACCATGGGCCTCGGCATCGCGTACGCGGCGGCCGGCGCCGGGTACGCGGTCGAGCTGGTCGAGGTGGACCCCGACCGGGGAGCCGACGCGGTCCGGCGGCTCGGCGAGCTGTGGGACCGCGCCGTGCAGCGGGGGAAGCTGACCGCCGAGGCGGCCACCGCCAATCGGGTGCGCGTGACCCTGCGGACCGGGCTGACCGAGGTGGCCGAGGGGCCGGACGTCATCGTGGAGGCGGTGCCGGAGCGGCTCGACCTCAAGCGGGCCGTGCTCCGCCAGGCCGAGGGCCGCCGGCCGGCGCTGCTGGGCAGCAACACCTCCAGCATCCCGATCGCCGAGCTGGCCGAGGGGCTGGACCGCCCGGCGGACTTCCTCGGGCTGCACTTCTTCAACCCGGTCTGGGCGATGGCGCTGCTGGAGGTCGTGGTCGGCGCGGCCACCGCGCCGGAGACCACCGGGGCGGCGGTCGCGCTGGCCGGCCGGCTGGGCAAGGACCCCGTCGTGGTACGCGACATGCCCGGCTTCGCCACCTCCCGGCTCGGCGTCACGCTCGGCCTGGAGGCGATCCGGATGGTGGCCGACGGGGTGGCCGCCCCGGCCGACATCGACAAGGCGATGGTGCTCGGCTACCGGCACCCGGTCGGTCCGCTGGAGCTGACCGACCTGGTCGGGCTGGACGTCCGACTCGACATCGCGCGCACGCTCCAGGCCGCGTACGGGGACCGGTTCGCGCCGCCGCCGCTGCTGGTGGAGATGGTCGCCGCCGGGAAGCTGGGCAAGAAGTCCGGGCAGGGCTTCTACACCTGGACGGACGGCGGGAAGCAATGA
- a CDS encoding class I SAM-dependent methyltransferase — protein MTGEPTIGDVFGEMIRDAYAVATGIGPRPLAGGRLPRPVIEIIERDDGLVNGAPAGHYLDPPQRWQPHDHRAVDRVHGHVLDVGVGAGRIALHLQERGVPVTGLDTSLGALRVSRHRGVRELVHSTVDEHVADGRRYDTFLLLGNNLGLFEGRERAPALLAALAALARPGARVIAHGTDPYGTTDPVHTGYHEANRRRGRLGGQLRLRLRYRLLGTDWFDYLVCSPDEFAELVHDSPWRLTDVDTTDRPYYLATLELRR, from the coding sequence ATGACCGGGGAACCCACGATCGGCGACGTGTTCGGCGAGATGATCCGCGACGCGTACGCGGTGGCCACCGGGATCGGGCCCCGGCCGCTGGCCGGCGGCCGGCTGCCGCGGCCGGTCATCGAGATCATCGAACGGGACGACGGGCTGGTCAACGGCGCGCCCGCCGGGCACTACCTGGACCCGCCGCAGCGGTGGCAGCCGCACGACCACCGGGCGGTCGACCGGGTGCACGGCCACGTGCTCGACGTCGGGGTCGGCGCCGGCCGGATCGCACTGCACCTCCAGGAGCGCGGCGTGCCGGTCACCGGGCTGGACACCTCGCTCGGCGCGTTGCGCGTCAGCCGTCACCGGGGTGTCCGCGAGCTGGTGCACAGCACCGTCGACGAGCACGTCGCGGACGGCCGGCGCTACGACACGTTCCTGCTGCTCGGCAACAACCTCGGCCTGTTCGAGGGGCGGGAGCGGGCCCCCGCGCTGCTGGCCGCGCTCGCCGCGCTGGCCCGCCCCGGGGCGCGGGTGATCGCGCACGGCACCGACCCGTACGGCACCACCGACCCGGTCCACACCGGCTACCACGAGGCGAACCGGCGACGTGGCCGGCTCGGCGGGCAGCTCCGGCTGCGACTGCGCTACCGGCTGCTCGGCACCGACTGGTTCGACTACCTGGTGTGCTCGCCCGACGAGTTCGCCGAGCTGGTCCACGACTCCCCGTGGCGACTGACCGACGTGGACACGACGGACCGCCCCTACTACCTCGCCACGCTCGAGCTGAGGCGTTAG
- a CDS encoding PPOX class F420-dependent oxidoreductase, with product MTDLDRLAAEKYVLLTTFRKDGRPVPTPVWAVRDGDALAVWTVSDSGKVKRIRRDGRVTVAPCDVRGRPHGEAVPGHATIDDPESTRRVRGLLKRKYRLIGRLSLLGSRLRRGEGGTVGLRIVLASPTAGHD from the coding sequence GTGACCGACCTGGACCGCCTGGCGGCGGAGAAGTACGTCCTGCTCACCACGTTCCGAAAGGACGGCCGGCCGGTGCCGACGCCGGTGTGGGCCGTGCGCGACGGCGACGCGCTGGCGGTGTGGACGGTGTCCGACTCCGGCAAGGTGAAGCGGATCCGGCGGGACGGCCGGGTCACGGTGGCCCCGTGCGACGTGCGGGGCCGCCCGCACGGCGAGGCGGTGCCGGGGCACGCGACGATCGACGACCCGGAGAGCACGCGCCGGGTCCGGGGGCTGCTCAAGCGCAAGTACCGGCTGATCGGCCGGTTGAGTTTGCTGGGCAGCCGGTTGCGTCGGGGCGAGGGCGGCACAGTGGGGCTGCGGATCGTGCTGGCCTCGCCGACCGCCGGACACGATTGA
- a CDS encoding BldC family transcriptional regulator, giving the protein MASRTHEPEPLLTPAEVASMFRVDPKTVTRWAKAGKLSAIRTLGGHRRYRESEVRALLQGQIPQQRQGD; this is encoded by the coding sequence ATGGCATCGCGAACGCACGAACCCGAGCCGCTACTCACACCGGCCGAGGTGGCGTCGATGTTCCGTGTCGACCCGAAGACGGTGACCCGGTGGGCCAAGGCTGGCAAGCTCAGCGCCATCCGGACCCTGGGCGGCCACCGCCGTTACCGCGAATCGGAGGTTCGGGCCCTGCTGCAGGGGCAGATCCCCCAGCAGCGTCAGGGGGACTGA
- a CDS encoding Glu/Leu/Phe/Val family dehydrogenase, whose product MGVFASTDDPSSSGHEQVVFCQDKQSGLKAIIGIYSTALGPALGGTRFYPYASEADALADVLDLSRGMAYKSALANLDLGGGKAVIWGDPEQLKSEALLRAYGRFVESLNGRYYTACDVGTYVTDMDVIARETRYVTGRSVEHGGAGDSSVLTAWGVYQGMRAAAEHVWGTPTLAGRRVGVSGLGKVGKYLTAHLLSDGAEVVATDVNPRAREWVRTNHPQVTLVDDTAALVASDIDVYAPCALGGALNDETVPVLRAKVVSGAANNQLAHPGIEKVLADRGILYTPDYVVNAGGVIQVADEIEGFNFERAKLRATRIFDTTREILRLADDEGVPPAVAADRLAERRMAEVGRLRTIHLR is encoded by the coding sequence ATGGGCGTATTCGCCAGCACCGACGACCCGTCATCCTCGGGTCACGAGCAGGTCGTGTTCTGCCAGGACAAGCAGTCCGGTCTGAAGGCGATCATCGGGATCTACTCCACCGCGCTGGGCCCGGCCCTCGGTGGCACCCGGTTCTACCCGTACGCCAGCGAGGCCGACGCCCTCGCCGACGTGCTCGACCTGTCGCGGGGCATGGCGTACAAGAGCGCCCTGGCCAACCTGGACCTGGGCGGCGGCAAGGCGGTCATCTGGGGTGACCCGGAGCAGCTCAAGAGCGAGGCGCTGCTGCGCGCGTACGGCCGCTTCGTGGAGTCGCTCAACGGCCGGTACTACACCGCCTGCGACGTCGGCACCTACGTCACCGACATGGACGTGATCGCCCGCGAGACCCGTTACGTCACCGGCCGCAGCGTGGAGCACGGCGGCGCCGGCGACTCCTCCGTCCTCACCGCCTGGGGCGTCTACCAGGGCATGCGGGCCGCCGCCGAGCACGTCTGGGGCACCCCGACGCTGGCCGGGCGCCGGGTCGGCGTGTCCGGCCTGGGCAAGGTCGGCAAGTACCTGACCGCGCACCTGCTGTCCGACGGTGCGGAGGTCGTGGCGACCGACGTCAACCCGCGCGCCCGGGAGTGGGTGCGCACCAACCACCCGCAGGTCACCCTGGTCGACGACACCGCGGCGCTGGTCGCGTCCGACATCGACGTGTACGCCCCGTGCGCGCTGGGCGGCGCGCTGAACGACGAGACGGTGCCGGTGCTGCGGGCCAAGGTGGTCAGCGGCGCGGCTAACAACCAGCTCGCCCACCCGGGCATCGAGAAGGTCCTCGCCGACCGGGGCATCCTCTACACGCCGGACTACGTGGTGAACGCCGGCGGCGTGATCCAGGTCGCCGACGAGATCGAGGGCTTCAACTTCGAGCGGGCCAAGCTGCGGGCCACCCGGATCTTCGACACCACGCGGGAGATCCTGCGGCTCGCCGACGACGAGGGTGTCCCGCCGGCGGTGGCCGCGGACCGGCTCGCCGAGCGGCGGATGGCCGAGGTCGGCCGGCTGCGCACCATCCACCTGCGGTGA
- a CDS encoding DUF3073 domain-containing protein, translating to MGRGRAKAKQTKVARELKYHSPNTDLTALQRELAGSGKSEHNFDDDYKEYVDDDDEDHADDDPDPWARPTR from the coding sequence ATGGGGCGCGGCCGTGCTAAGGCCAAGCAGACGAAGGTGGCCCGGGAGTTGAAGTACCACTCCCCGAACACCGACCTAACCGCCTTGCAGCGTGAACTGGCGGGTAGTGGTAAGTCTGAGCACAACTTCGACGACGACTACAAAGAGTATGTCGACGACGATGACGAGGACCACGCAGACGACGACCCGGACCCCTGGGCCCGTCCGACCCGCTGA
- the amcA gene encoding multiple cyclophane-containing RiPP AmcA: MPEITSDTDRDTVAGRVRDVAAGLTALLHEAEAARLLRAEASGGDGGSAVCAWNHFENIPTFYNWNNRPR, translated from the coding sequence ATGCCCGAGATCACCAGTGACACCGACCGGGACACGGTCGCCGGCCGGGTGCGGGACGTAGCCGCGGGGCTGACCGCGCTGCTCCACGAGGCGGAGGCGGCGCGCCTGCTGCGGGCGGAGGCGTCGGGCGGCGACGGCGGCAGCGCGGTGTGCGCGTGGAACCACTTCGAGAACATCCCGACGTTCTACAACTGGAACAACCGCCCGCGCTGA
- the amcB gene encoding cyclophane-forming radical SAM peptide maturase AmcB — MRGIAAVPSYVVMQPTTLCNLDCAYCYLPLRAADRRMSVAVAEAVAASVNRWAARGRCSVVWHGGEPLAAGREHLAALLAPFGPEVEHHVQTNATLIDDAWCAFFAEHRVRVSVSVDGPRARNGERVTRGGRPAYDRIVAGVAALRRHGLPFSALAVVSRPEPGLADELYAYFLDLGCEVLGVNIEETEGVNTRSNARDAASVTGFWSELVAAWRREPRIHLREVEWSLRYAGAVLAGAADDLLPRRLDPIPTVGHDGSVVVLSPELAGFTDPRYGDFGSGNVLVTPLGEILAGAGRTPWVGEFLTGVEACRASCAYFGFCGGGHAANRYFEQGRFDGTETEHCRNSKIRLLEGVLEHARDHQ; from the coding sequence ATGCGCGGCATCGCCGCCGTCCCCTCGTACGTGGTGATGCAGCCGACCACGCTGTGCAACCTCGACTGCGCCTACTGCTACCTGCCGCTGCGCGCGGCGGACCGGCGGATGTCGGTGGCGGTGGCCGAGGCGGTGGCGGCGTCGGTGAACCGCTGGGCGGCCCGGGGCCGGTGCTCCGTGGTCTGGCACGGCGGGGAGCCGCTCGCGGCCGGGCGGGAGCACCTGGCCGCGCTGCTGGCCCCGTTCGGGCCGGAGGTCGAGCATCACGTGCAGACCAACGCCACGCTCATCGACGACGCCTGGTGCGCGTTCTTCGCCGAGCACCGGGTCCGGGTCAGCGTGAGCGTGGACGGTCCGCGGGCGCGCAACGGCGAGCGGGTCACCCGGGGTGGCCGGCCGGCGTACGACCGGATCGTGGCCGGGGTGGCGGCGCTGCGCCGGCACGGGCTGCCGTTCTCGGCCCTGGCGGTGGTCTCCCGGCCGGAGCCGGGCCTGGCGGACGAGCTGTACGCCTACTTCCTCGACCTGGGTTGCGAGGTGCTGGGCGTGAACATCGAGGAGACCGAGGGGGTCAACACCCGGTCGAACGCCCGGGACGCCGCCTCGGTCACCGGTTTCTGGTCGGAGCTGGTCGCCGCCTGGCGTCGGGAGCCCCGGATCCACCTGCGCGAGGTGGAGTGGTCGCTGCGGTACGCCGGCGCGGTGCTGGCCGGCGCCGCGGACGATCTGCTGCCCCGCCGGCTCGACCCGATTCCGACGGTCGGCCACGACGGCTCGGTGGTGGTCCTCTCGCCGGAGCTGGCCGGCTTCACCGACCCCCGGTACGGCGACTTCGGCAGCGGGAACGTGCTGGTCACCCCGCTGGGCGAGATCCTCGCCGGGGCCGGGCGGACGCCCTGGGTCGGTGAGTTCCTCACCGGTGTGGAGGCGTGCCGGGCGTCCTGCGCGTACTTCGGTTTCTGCGGCGGGGGCCATGCCGCCAACCGCTACTTCGAGCAGGGGCGGTTCGACGGTACGGAGACCGAGCACTGCCGCAACAGCAAGATCCGCCTACTGGAGGGAGTGTTGGAGCATGCCCGAGATCACCAGTGA
- the purM gene encoding phosphoribosylformylglycinamidine cyclo-ligase, translating into MTHVSERSGAGSSPTGAGGDRQPWSAGSGRTQRKRSVSYADAGVSIEAGDRAVELLKSKVRETRRPEVMGDLGGFAGLFRLDTKKYKSPILASSTDGVGTKLVIAQQLDIHDTVGIDLVAMVVDDLVACGAEPLFLLDYIATGEVVPDRVAEIGAGIADGCRYAGCALLGGETAEHPGVLRPDEYDISATGVGVVEESEILRPERVEVGDVVIAMRSSGLHSNGYSLVRHVLLGAGRMRLDVVIDDFGRQRTLGEELLTPTKIYAQDCLKLIAEAEVRALAHVTGGGIPGNLVRVLPEHVDAVVNRSTWKPQPIFDLIQSKGRIEDPEMESTFNMGVGMFAIVAAEDADRALATLTGRGVDAWQAGEIIEGSGNVQMVGQHTRG; encoded by the coding sequence GTGACGCACGTGTCCGAGCGCAGCGGCGCAGGATCCAGCCCGACGGGCGCCGGCGGCGACCGCCAGCCCTGGTCGGCGGGGTCCGGCCGCACGCAGCGCAAACGCTCGGTCTCGTACGCCGACGCCGGGGTGTCGATCGAGGCGGGCGACCGCGCGGTCGAGCTGCTCAAGTCGAAGGTCAGGGAGACCCGGCGCCCGGAGGTCATGGGTGACCTGGGCGGCTTCGCCGGCCTGTTCCGGCTGGACACGAAGAAGTACAAGAGCCCGATCCTGGCGTCCTCCACCGACGGCGTGGGCACCAAGCTGGTGATCGCCCAGCAGCTCGACATCCACGACACGGTCGGCATCGACCTGGTCGCCATGGTCGTCGACGACCTGGTCGCCTGCGGCGCCGAGCCGCTGTTCCTGCTCGACTACATCGCCACCGGCGAGGTCGTCCCGGACCGGGTCGCCGAGATCGGCGCCGGCATCGCCGACGGCTGCCGGTACGCCGGCTGCGCGCTGCTGGGCGGCGAGACCGCCGAGCACCCCGGTGTGCTGCGCCCGGACGAGTACGACATCTCGGCCACCGGCGTCGGCGTGGTGGAGGAGAGCGAGATCCTGCGCCCGGAGCGGGTCGAGGTGGGCGACGTGGTCATCGCCATGCGTTCCTCCGGCCTGCACTCCAACGGCTACTCGCTGGTCCGGCACGTGCTGCTGGGCGCCGGCCGGATGCGGCTGGACGTGGTGATCGACGACTTCGGCCGCCAGCGCACGCTGGGCGAGGAGCTGCTCACCCCGACCAAGATCTACGCGCAGGACTGCCTCAAGCTGATCGCCGAGGCCGAGGTGCGGGCGCTGGCCCACGTGACCGGCGGCGGCATCCCGGGCAACCTGGTCCGGGTCCTGCCGGAGCACGTCGACGCGGTGGTCAACCGGTCGACCTGGAAGCCGCAGCCGATCTTCGACCTGATCCAGTCCAAGGGCCGGATCGAGGACCCGGAGATGGAGTCGACGTTCAACATGGGCGTCGGCATGTTCGCCATCGTCGCCGCCGAGGACGCCGACCGCGCGCTGGCCACCCTGACCGGCCGCGGCGTCGACGCGTGGCAGGCCGGCGAGATCATCGAGGGTTCCGGCAACGTGCAGATGGTCGGGCAGCACACCCGGGGCTGA
- the purF gene encoding amidophosphoribosyltransferase — translation MPRGDGRLSHDLDPQRPGPQDACGVFGVWAPGEEVANLTYFGLYALQHRGQEAAGIAVSDGSGVVVYKDLGLVAQVFDEPTLASLRGHVAIGHARYSTTGGSTWENAQPTIRATSAGTTIALAHNGNLVNTAELQREVSARGLDSDGSSNDTSLVTMLLASRPDLSVEAAALEVLPQLRGAFSFVFMDESTLYAARDPHGVRPLVLGRLERGWVVASETAALDIVGASVVREVEPGELIAVDEDGLRSSRFAAPEPKGCLFEYVYIARPDATIAGRNVHAARVQIGRQLAKEHPVEADLVIPVPESGTPAAIGYAEESGITYGQGLMKNPYVGRTFIQPSQTLRALGVRLKLNPLRQNVRGKRLVVVDDSIVRGTTQRAIVRLLREAGALEVHVRISSPPVSWPCFYGIDFATRAELLANGLDNDGIRRSIGADTLGYVSLPGLIAATEQPKTRLCRACFDGEYPIELPAGNLIGKHVLEGVGRRVVAEAAEPTGPLVATPTHHP, via the coding sequence GTGCCCCGAGGCGATGGCCGGCTGAGCCACGACCTTGACCCCCAGCGACCCGGCCCCCAGGACGCGTGCGGCGTCTTCGGTGTCTGGGCGCCCGGGGAAGAGGTCGCGAACCTCACCTATTTCGGGCTCTACGCCCTCCAGCACCGCGGCCAGGAGGCCGCGGGGATCGCGGTCAGCGACGGCTCGGGCGTGGTGGTCTACAAGGATCTCGGCTTGGTCGCCCAGGTGTTCGACGAGCCGACCCTGGCCAGCCTGCGCGGGCACGTCGCGATCGGCCACGCGCGCTACTCCACCACGGGCGGCTCGACCTGGGAGAACGCCCAGCCGACGATCCGGGCCACCAGCGCCGGCACCACTATCGCGCTGGCCCACAACGGCAACCTGGTCAACACCGCCGAGTTGCAGCGCGAGGTGTCCGCCCGGGGCCTGGACTCCGACGGGTCGAGCAACGACACGTCGCTGGTCACGATGCTGCTGGCCAGCCGGCCCGACCTCTCGGTCGAGGCGGCTGCGCTGGAGGTGCTGCCGCAGCTCCGCGGCGCGTTCAGCTTCGTCTTCATGGACGAGTCGACGCTCTACGCGGCGCGTGACCCGCACGGCGTGCGCCCACTGGTGCTCGGCCGGCTGGAGCGCGGCTGGGTGGTGGCGAGCGAGACCGCCGCGCTGGACATCGTCGGCGCGAGCGTGGTCCGCGAGGTGGAGCCGGGCGAGCTGATCGCCGTCGACGAGGACGGGCTGCGCTCCAGCCGGTTCGCCGCGCCGGAGCCGAAGGGCTGCCTCTTCGAGTACGTCTACATCGCCCGGCCGGACGCCACCATCGCCGGCCGGAACGTGCACGCGGCGCGGGTGCAGATCGGCCGCCAGCTCGCCAAGGAGCATCCGGTCGAGGCGGATCTGGTGATCCCGGTGCCGGAGTCCGGCACCCCGGCGGCCATCGGCTACGCCGAGGAGTCCGGCATCACCTACGGCCAGGGCCTGATGAAGAACCCGTACGTCGGGCGCACGTTCATCCAGCCCTCGCAGACGCTGCGCGCGCTCGGCGTGCGGCTCAAGCTGAACCCGCTGCGGCAGAACGTCCGCGGCAAACGGCTGGTGGTGGTGGACGACTCGATCGTCCGGGGCACCACCCAGCGGGCCATCGTCCGGCTGCTGCGGGAGGCGGGCGCGTTGGAGGTCCACGTCCGGATCTCCTCGCCGCCGGTCAGCTGGCCCTGCTTCTACGGCATCGACTTCGCCACCCGGGCCGAACTGCTGGCCAACGGGTTGGACAACGATGGCATCCGGCGGTCGATCGGCGCCGACACGCTGGGCTACGTCTCGCTGCCCGGCCTCATCGCGGCGACCGAGCAGCCGAAGACCCGACTCTGCCGGGCGTGCTTCGATGGGGAGTACCCGATCGAACTGCCGGCCGGGAACCTGATCGGCAAGCACGTGCTCGAGGGAGTGGGTCGCCGGGTCGTCGCCGAGGCGGCCGAGCCCACCGGCCCGCTCGTCGCCACACCGACCCATCACCCGTAG
- a CDS encoding sterol carrier family protein produces MLAALAALDEGRTPERPVLREAVRTLLTALTERAPGRSVEVRVPPYGAVQCVPGPRHTRGTPPNVVEMDPATWLAVATGRLGWAEAVTEGRVRVSGNRADLSAYLPI; encoded by the coding sequence GTGCTCGCCGCCCTGGCGGCGCTGGACGAGGGGCGTACGCCCGAACGGCCGGTGCTCCGGGAGGCGGTCCGGACGCTCTTGACCGCCCTCACGGAGCGCGCGCCCGGCCGATCGGTGGAGGTGCGCGTCCCACCCTACGGGGCGGTGCAGTGCGTGCCGGGGCCGCGACACACCCGCGGCACCCCGCCGAACGTGGTGGAGATGGACCCGGCCACCTGGCTGGCGGTGGCCACCGGACGGCTCGGCTGGGCCGAGGCGGTCACCGAGGGTCGCGTACGGGTCTCCGGCAACCGCGCCGACCTCTCCGCGTACCTCCCGATTTAA